From Streptomyces chrestomyceticus JCM 4735, one genomic window encodes:
- a CDS encoding alpha/beta hydrolase family protein, with translation MCTRRACVVTGVVAAAAALVSGASAGGSAQGRDVEAGTRGAEAGTRGAQTGARGVAPVRMMLPAPSGAYPVGVTSLHLVDGARRDPWVAERPYRELMVSVRYPARAGGRHPRAPQMLPGEAAAFEEWSNFSEAVSKSVADWGATRTHARLGAPIARHHGRGFPVVLYSPGAGDPRTLGSTLCDELASRGYVVVSIDHTYEPPGVQFPDGRVEYSRMREEAGKAQRPEQIVALLRKLTAVRVADSRFVLDELGRGVALPRMLRGVLDWRAVGMLGHSGGGFTAAQAMHDDRRIKAAVNLDGVMGYTQDDFDPANPSTVGTEGVDRPLLLMGMEGHSHRTVPSWKAVWERSTGWHLDLTLNGAGHASFTDAQWMVPQVARQAGLPRAAVEKLVGTVAPARSVAAQRAYVTAFFDRWLRGRDGGSGLLDGPSGRFPEVRFVR, from the coding sequence ATGTGTACTCGGCGTGCTTGTGTGGTTACGGGTGTGGTGGCCGCTGCGGCGGCGCTCGTCTCGGGGGCGTCGGCGGGCGGGAGTGCGCAGGGCCGGGACGTGGAGGCCGGCACTCGGGGTGCGGAGGCCGGTACTCGGGGTGCGCAGACCGGAGCTAGGGGCGTGGCGCCGGTTCGGATGATGTTGCCTGCGCCGAGCGGGGCGTATCCCGTGGGGGTCACCTCGCTGCACCTGGTGGACGGCGCGCGGCGTGATCCCTGGGTGGCGGAGCGGCCGTACCGGGAGCTGATGGTCAGTGTGCGCTACCCGGCGCGGGCTGGGGGCCGGCATCCTCGGGCGCCGCAGATGCTGCCCGGGGAGGCCGCCGCGTTCGAGGAATGGAGCAACTTCTCGGAGGCCGTTTCGAAGAGCGTGGCCGATTGGGGTGCTACCCGTACGCATGCGCGGCTGGGCGCGCCGATCGCGCGGCACCACGGGCGGGGATTTCCGGTGGTGCTGTACTCGCCCGGCGCCGGGGACCCGCGCACGCTCGGCAGCACGCTCTGTGACGAGCTGGCGTCCCGTGGGTACGTCGTCGTGAGCATCGACCACACGTATGAGCCGCCCGGGGTGCAGTTCCCGGACGGGCGGGTCGAGTACAGCCGGATGCGGGAGGAGGCCGGGAAGGCCCAGCGGCCGGAACAGATCGTCGCGCTGCTGAGGAAGCTGACGGCGGTACGGGTGGCCGACAGCCGGTTTGTGCTGGATGAGTTGGGGCGGGGGGTGGCGTTGCCTCGGATGTTGAGGGGGGTGCTGGATTGGCGGGCGGTCGGGATGCTCGGGCATTCGGGTGGTGGGTTCACCGCAGCGCAGGCCATGCATGACGACCGCCGTATCAAGGCGGCGGTGAACCTTGACGGAGTGATGGGCTACACCCAGGACGACTTCGATCCCGCCAACCCGTCCACGGTCGGCACGGAGGGGGTGGACCGACCGCTGCTCCTGATGGGCATGGAGGGCCACAGCCACCGTACGGTTCCGTCCTGGAAGGCGGTGTGGGAGCGCAGTACGGGGTGGCACCTGGATCTCACCCTGAACGGTGCCGGGCACGCGAGTTTCACGGATGCGCAGTGGATGGTGCCGCAGGTGGCCCGGCAGGCGGGGCTGCCCCGCGCGGCCGTCGAGAAGCTGGTGGGTACGGTCGCGCCGGCGCGCTCGGTGGCGGCGCAACGGGCGTATGTGACGGCGTTCTTCGACCGGTGGCTGCGGGGGCGGGACGGAGGCAGCGGGTTGCTGGACGGGCCGTCGGGACGTTTTCCGGAGGTGCGGTTCGTGCGGTGA
- the mshA gene encoding D-inositol-3-phosphate glycosyltransferase: MSQYVSRLRSRSHGPFPGRSGLRLPGAVRRPRRVAMLSVHTSPLHQPGTGDAGGMNVYIVELARKLASLNIEVEIFTRATTGTLPPAVELAPGVLVRHVDAGPYEGLAKEELPAQLCAFTHGVMQAWAGHRPGYYDLVHSHYWLSGHVGWLAAERWGVPLVHAMHTMAKVKNAALAAGDTPEPAARVIGETQIVRAADRLIANTDEEAAELMRHYEAGPDKVAVVHPGVNLDRFRPSGPAAPSTGAPVTDEDTSASRSAARARLGLPQDALIPLFAGRIQPLKAPDILLRAVAVLLDEDPSLRSRLVVPVVGGPSGSGLAKPEGLQKLAARLGIADVVRFRPPVGQEQLADWYRAASVLVMPSYSESFGLVAIEAQACGTPVIAAAVGGLPVAVHDGVSGFLISGHDPADYARALGRFARDTALAGRMGAAAARHARSFGWDTAAAATAEVYTAAMQERRRHLRSPHG; encoded by the coding sequence GTGAGCCAATACGTGTCCAGGCTCCGCAGCCGTTCCCACGGTCCGTTCCCGGGCCGCTCCGGGCTGCGCCTGCCGGGCGCGGTCCGCCGCCCGCGCCGGGTCGCCATGCTGAGCGTGCACACCTCCCCGCTGCACCAGCCGGGCACCGGCGACGCCGGCGGCATGAACGTCTACATCGTCGAGCTGGCCAGGAAGCTCGCCTCCCTCAACATCGAGGTCGAGATCTTCACCCGGGCCACGACCGGCACCCTGCCGCCCGCCGTCGAGCTGGCCCCCGGCGTCCTCGTCCGGCACGTGGACGCGGGCCCGTACGAAGGACTGGCCAAGGAGGAGCTGCCGGCCCAGCTCTGCGCCTTCACCCACGGCGTGATGCAGGCGTGGGCGGGCCACCGCCCCGGCTACTACGACCTGGTGCACTCCCACTACTGGCTCTCCGGCCACGTCGGCTGGCTCGCCGCCGAACGCTGGGGCGTCCCGCTCGTCCACGCCATGCACACCATGGCCAAGGTCAAGAACGCCGCCCTGGCCGCGGGCGACACCCCCGAACCCGCCGCGCGCGTCATCGGCGAGACGCAGATCGTGCGCGCCGCCGACCGGCTGATCGCCAACACGGACGAGGAAGCCGCCGAGCTGATGCGGCACTACGAGGCCGGGCCGGACAAGGTCGCCGTGGTGCACCCGGGCGTCAACCTGGACCGCTTCCGCCCCTCAGGACCCGCCGCGCCCTCCACGGGCGCCCCGGTGACCGACGAGGACACCTCCGCCTCCCGCTCCGCCGCCCGCGCCCGCCTCGGCCTCCCCCAGGACGCCCTGATCCCGCTCTTCGCCGGCCGCATCCAGCCGCTCAAGGCGCCCGACATCCTGCTGCGCGCCGTCGCCGTCCTCCTCGACGAGGACCCGTCCCTGCGCTCGCGCCTGGTCGTCCCGGTGGTCGGCGGCCCCAGCGGCAGCGGCCTGGCCAAGCCCGAAGGGCTGCAGAAGCTGGCCGCCCGCCTGGGCATCGCCGACGTCGTCCGCTTCCGCCCGCCGGTCGGCCAGGAGCAGCTCGCCGACTGGTACCGCGCCGCGTCCGTCCTGGTCATGCCGTCCTACAGCGAATCCTTCGGTCTCGTTGCCATCGAGGCCCAGGCGTGCGGCACCCCGGTGATCGCCGCCGCCGTCGGCGGCCTGCCGGTGGCCGTGCACGACGGCGTCAGCGGCTTCCTCATATCCGGCCACGACCCGGCCGACTACGCCCGCGCCCTCGGCCGCTTCGCCCGCGACACCGCGCTGGCCGGCCGGATGGGCGCCGCCGCCGCCCGGCACGCCCGGTCCTTCGGCTGGGACACCGCGGCCGCCGCGACCGCCGAGGTGTACACCGCCGCGATGCAGGAACGGCGCCGTCACCTACGATCACCCCATGGCTGA
- a CDS encoding phosphoglyceromutase encodes MADAPYKLILLRHGESEWNAKNLFTGWVDVNLNEKGEKEAVRGGELLKDAGLLPDVVHTSVQKRAIRTAQLALEAADRHWIPVHRSWRLNERHYGALQGKDKAQTLAEFGEEQFMLWRRSYDTPPPALADDAEFSQIDDPRYAIIPSELRPRTECLKDVVVRMLPYWYDSIVPDLATGRTVLVAAHGNSLRALVKHLDGISDADIAGLNIPTGIPLSYELDADFHPVNPGGTYLDPDAAKAAIEAVKNQGKKK; translated from the coding sequence ATGGCCGACGCACCGTACAAGCTGATCCTCCTTCGCCACGGCGAGAGCGAGTGGAACGCGAAGAACCTGTTCACCGGCTGGGTGGACGTCAATCTCAACGAGAAGGGCGAGAAGGAGGCGGTCCGCGGCGGTGAGCTGCTCAAGGACGCCGGCCTGCTCCCCGACGTCGTGCACACCTCCGTCCAGAAGCGCGCCATCCGCACCGCGCAGCTCGCCCTGGAGGCAGCCGACCGCCACTGGATCCCCGTCCACCGTAGCTGGCGCCTGAACGAGCGCCACTACGGAGCGCTCCAGGGCAAGGACAAGGCCCAGACGCTGGCCGAGTTCGGCGAGGAGCAGTTCATGCTCTGGCGCCGCTCGTACGACACCCCGCCGCCGGCCCTCGCGGACGACGCCGAGTTCTCCCAGATCGACGACCCGCGCTACGCGATCATCCCGAGCGAGCTGCGCCCCCGCACCGAGTGCCTCAAGGACGTCGTCGTCCGCATGCTGCCGTACTGGTACGACAGCATCGTCCCGGACCTGGCCACCGGCCGCACCGTCCTGGTCGCCGCCCACGGCAACTCGCTCCGCGCCCTGGTCAAGCACCTCGACGGCATCTCCGACGCCGACATCGCCGGCCTGAACATCCCCACCGGCATCCCCCTCTCCTACGAACTCGACGCCGACTTCCACCCGGTCAACCCGGGCGGCACCTACCTCGACCCGGACGCCGCCAAGGCCGCCATCGAGGCCGTCAAGAACCAGGGCAAGAAGAAGTAA
- the phoU gene encoding phosphate signaling complex protein PhoU yields MRDAYHEELDSIGESLVEMARLVGSAIGRATTAILDADLKLAEAVIAADEKVDDLQRDLEARAIALLARQQPVATDLRIVVTSLRMSADLERSGDLAQHVAKLARLRFPETAVPRDLHATILEMGQLAQRLMAKAAEVIITKDVDLALQLEQDDDAMDLLHRTLFQHLMDDRWKHGIETAVDVTLLGRYYERFADHAVSVAKRVVYLVTGEHADEIAPPAPVEGA; encoded by the coding sequence ATGCGGGACGCGTACCACGAGGAGCTGGATTCGATCGGCGAGAGCCTCGTCGAGATGGCCAGGCTCGTCGGCTCCGCGATCGGGCGCGCCACCACGGCGATACTCGACGCGGACCTGAAGCTGGCCGAGGCCGTCATCGCCGCCGACGAGAAGGTCGACGACCTGCAGCGGGACCTGGAGGCACGCGCGATAGCCCTCCTCGCCCGCCAGCAGCCGGTCGCCACCGACCTGCGGATAGTCGTCACCTCCCTCCGTATGAGCGCCGACCTGGAACGTTCCGGCGACCTGGCCCAGCACGTGGCCAAACTGGCCCGGTTGCGCTTCCCGGAGACGGCCGTGCCGAGGGACCTGCACGCGACGATATTGGAGATGGGACAGCTCGCGCAGCGCTTGATGGCCAAGGCCGCCGAGGTCATCATCACCAAGGACGTCGACCTCGCCCTCCAGCTTGAGCAGGACGACGACGCGATGGACCTCCTCCACCGCACCCTCTTCCAGCACCTGATGGACGACCGCTGGAAGCACGGCATCGAGACGGCTGTCGACGTGACGCTGCTCGGCCGCTACTACGAGCGCTTCGCCGACCACGCCGTCTCGGTCGCCAAGCGCGTCGTCTACCTGGTCACCGGCGAACACGCGGACGAAATCGCCCCGCCGGCCCCGGTGGAGGGCGCGTAG
- a CDS encoding response regulator transcription factor has protein sequence MTRVLVVEDEESFSDALSYMLRKEGFEVAVAATGPDGLDEFERNGADLVLLDLMLPGLPGTEVCRQLRGRSNVPVIMVTAKDSEIDKVVGLEIGADDYVTKPFSSRELVARIRAVLRRRGEPEEVTPQALEAGPVRMDVDRHVVTVSGGKVDLPLKEFDLLEMLLRNAGRVLTRMQLIDRVWGADYVGDTKTLDVHVKRLRAKIEPDPGAPRYLVTVRGLGYKFEP, from the coding sequence GTGACCCGAGTGCTCGTCGTCGAGGACGAGGAATCGTTCAGTGACGCCCTGTCGTACATGCTCCGCAAGGAGGGCTTCGAGGTCGCCGTCGCGGCGACCGGCCCCGACGGCCTGGACGAGTTCGAGCGCAACGGCGCCGACCTGGTCCTGCTGGACCTGATGCTGCCGGGCCTGCCCGGCACCGAGGTCTGCCGTCAACTGCGCGGCCGCTCCAACGTCCCGGTCATCATGGTGACCGCCAAGGACAGCGAGATCGACAAGGTGGTCGGCCTGGAAATAGGAGCCGACGACTACGTCACCAAGCCCTTCTCCTCCCGTGAGCTGGTCGCCCGGATCCGCGCGGTGCTGCGTCGCCGCGGGGAGCCCGAGGAGGTCACGCCGCAGGCCCTGGAGGCCGGGCCGGTCCGGATGGATGTGGACCGGCACGTCGTCACGGTCTCCGGCGGCAAGGTCGACCTGCCGCTGAAGGAGTTCGACCTCCTGGAGATGCTGCTGCGCAACGCGGGCCGGGTGCTGACCCGTATGCAGTTGATCGACCGGGTCTGGGGCGCCGACTACGTGGGGGACACCAAGACGCTGGACGTCCACGTGAAGCGCCTGCGCGCCAAGATCGAACCGGACCCGGGCGCGCCGCGGTACCTGGTCACGGTCCGCGGCCTGGGCTACAAGTTCGAGCCGTAA
- a CDS encoding sensor histidine kinase, translated as MNVDAAVAAVAAIAGLCTGVFAMLAFRWSERDQAKPTRTSLHTEAVLPPGVDTVLSVLRSSAVVLDEADAVVKASSAAYALGLVRGGKLAVEPMLQMARDTRRDGEIRQVELDLPRRGTGRGDALAVSARVAPLGSRLVLLLVEDLTEARRIEAVRRDFVANVSHELKTPVGALSLLSEAVMDASDDPEAVERFAGRMQNEATRLTNLVQELIDLSRVQNDDPLEDAEPVRVDELVAEAIDRCRQQAGSKQITMAAAGTADLHVWGNRGQLAAALGNLVENAVNYSPARTRVGIAGRRVQAHGGDLIEIAVTDQGIGISEKDRDRVFERFYRVDPARSRATGGTGLGLAIVKHVAASHGGEVTVWSAEGQGSTFTLRLPEAGAVRDRARPASDPSAEGLDEEDRPYETFNDPLPAHPAPEVLP; from the coding sequence ATGAACGTGGACGCGGCCGTCGCCGCAGTGGCAGCGATCGCCGGGCTGTGCACCGGCGTCTTCGCCATGCTGGCGTTCCGCTGGAGCGAGCGGGACCAGGCCAAACCCACGCGTACCTCCCTGCACACCGAAGCCGTCCTGCCACCCGGCGTGGACACGGTCCTGTCGGTGCTGCGCTCCTCGGCCGTCGTCCTGGACGAGGCCGACGCCGTGGTCAAGGCCAGCTCGGCCGCGTACGCGCTGGGTCTGGTACGGGGCGGGAAGCTGGCCGTCGAGCCGATGCTCCAGATGGCCCGTGACACCCGCCGCGACGGTGAGATACGCCAGGTAGAGCTGGACCTGCCGCGCAGGGGGACGGGCCGGGGCGACGCCCTGGCGGTCTCGGCGCGGGTCGCGCCCCTCGGGTCGCGGCTGGTCCTGCTGCTGGTCGAGGACCTGACCGAGGCCCGGCGCATAGAGGCGGTACGACGCGACTTCGTCGCCAACGTCAGCCATGAGCTCAAGACCCCGGTCGGCGCCCTGTCCCTGCTGTCCGAGGCCGTCATGGACGCGAGTGACGATCCGGAGGCCGTCGAGCGTTTCGCGGGACGGATGCAGAACGAGGCCACCCGGCTGACCAACCTCGTCCAGGAACTGATCGACCTCTCCCGGGTGCAGAACGACGACCCGCTGGAGGACGCCGAGCCGGTCCGGGTGGACGAGCTGGTCGCCGAGGCGATCGACCGCTGCCGCCAGCAGGCGGGCAGCAAACAGATCACCATGGCCGCCGCCGGCACCGCCGACCTGCACGTCTGGGGCAACCGCGGCCAGCTCGCCGCCGCCCTCGGCAACCTCGTCGAGAACGCCGTCAACTACTCGCCGGCCCGTACCCGGGTCGGTATCGCGGGCCGCCGTGTCCAGGCACACGGCGGCGACCTCATCGAGATCGCGGTGACCGACCAGGGCATCGGGATATCGGAGAAGGACCGGGACCGCGTCTTCGAGCGGTTCTACCGCGTGGACCCGGCGCGCTCGCGCGCCACCGGCGGGACCGGCCTCGGCCTCGCCATCGTCAAGCACGTGGCCGCCTCGCACGGCGGGGAGGTCACGGTATGGAGCGCTGAGGGACAGGGCTCCACCTTCACCCTGCGTCTCCCGGAGGCCGGTGCCGTGCGCGACCGCGCCCGTCCCGCTTCCGACCCGTCGGCGGAGGGCCTCGACGAAGAGGACCGCCCGTACGAGACCTTCAACGATCCGCTCCCTGCTCACCCTGCCCCGGAGGTCCTTCCGTGA
- a CDS encoding Hsp20/alpha crystallin family protein, whose product MLMRTDPFREFDRLTQQVFGTTARPAALPMDAYRAGDEFVIHFDLPGVDPETIDLDIERNVLTVRAERASTAPEGAEMIASERTAGKFSRQLFLGDTLDSDRVDAAYENGVLTLRIPVAERAKPRKIEIAGGSSRKQLSH is encoded by the coding sequence ATGCTCATGCGTACCGATCCGTTCCGCGAGTTCGACCGCCTCACCCAGCAGGTGTTCGGCACGACGGCGCGCCCCGCGGCACTGCCGATGGACGCCTACCGGGCCGGGGACGAATTCGTGATCCACTTCGATCTGCCGGGGGTCGACCCGGAGACGATCGACCTGGACATCGAGCGCAATGTGCTGACCGTCCGCGCCGAGCGCGCCTCCACCGCCCCCGAGGGCGCCGAGATGATCGCGAGCGAACGTACGGCGGGCAAGTTCAGCCGGCAGCTCTTCCTCGGTGACACGCTCGACAGCGACCGGGTGGACGCGGCGTACGAGAACGGCGTCCTGACCCTGCGCATCCCGGTCGCGGAACGGGCCAAGCCACGCAAGATCGAGATCGCGGGCGGGAGCTCGCGCAAGCAGCTCTCCCACTGA
- a CDS encoding YbjN domain-containing protein → MAEDRSQAEDRSRADVAARQVIEAALDEAGLTWESPADGTYVVTLPGTRKLATTCSLIVGKHSLSINAFVVRHPDENHEAVHRWLLERNTRLYGVSYAIDKLGDIYLVGKLPLAAVTPDELDRILGTVLENADGSFNTLLEMGFASAIRKEYEWRVARGESTRNLEAFSNLTQRPSA, encoded by the coding sequence ATGGCTGAAGACCGCTCCCAGGCTGAAGACCGCTCCCGGGCCGATGTCGCGGCACGGCAGGTGATCGAGGCGGCTCTCGACGAGGCCGGCCTGACGTGGGAATCGCCCGCCGACGGCACGTACGTGGTGACCCTGCCCGGCACCCGCAAGCTCGCCACGACCTGCTCCCTGATCGTCGGCAAGCACTCCCTGTCCATCAACGCCTTCGTCGTCCGCCACCCGGACGAGAACCACGAGGCCGTGCACCGCTGGCTCCTCGAACGCAACACCCGCCTGTACGGCGTCAGTTACGCGATCGACAAGCTCGGCGACATCTACCTCGTCGGCAAACTCCCCCTCGCGGCCGTCACCCCCGACGAACTCGACCGCATCCTCGGCACGGTCCTGGAGAACGCCGACGGCAGCTTCAACACCCTCCTGGAGATGGGCTTCGCCTCCGCCATCCGCAAGGAGTACGAGTGGCGGGTCGCGCGCGGCGAGTCCACCCGCAACCTCGAAGCCTTCAGCAACTTGACGCAGCGTCCGTCGGCGTAA
- a CDS encoding NUDIX hydrolase → MSVPAKPVRAAGCVLWRRSATSDGLEIALVHRPKYDDWSHPKGKLKRDEDWLAGALREVAEETGMQCRPGARLPSTHYLANGRPKEVRYWAAEATHGSFTPSIEVDRLLWLPPDQARRVLTQERDRQLVDALLGALQRGPGVPS, encoded by the coding sequence ATGTCGGTGCCCGCAAAACCCGTCCGCGCGGCCGGCTGCGTCCTGTGGCGCCGTTCCGCCACGTCCGACGGCCTGGAGATTGCCCTCGTACACCGTCCGAAGTACGACGATTGGTCGCATCCGAAGGGCAAGCTCAAGCGCGACGAGGACTGGCTGGCCGGCGCCCTCCGCGAGGTCGCCGAGGAGACCGGGATGCAGTGCCGTCCCGGCGCCCGGCTCCCCAGCACGCACTACCTCGCCAACGGCCGCCCCAAGGAAGTCCGCTACTGGGCCGCCGAGGCCACCCACGGCAGTTTCACCCCGAGTATCGAGGTGGACCGCCTCCTGTGGCTCCCGCCGGACCAGGCCCGCCGCGTCCTGACGCAGGAACGGGACCGGCAGTTGGTGGACGCGTTGCTGGGGGCGTTGCAGAGGGGGCCCGGGGTGCCTTCCTGA
- a CDS encoding CarD family transcriptional regulator: MTFKVGDTVVYPHHGAALIEAIETRQIKGVDKTYLVLKVAQGDLTVRVPADNAEFVGVRDVVGQDGLDRVFEVLRAPYAEEPTNWSRRYKANLEKLASGDVIKVAEVVRDLWRRERERGLSAGEKRMLAKARQILVSELALAENTNEDKAEALLDEVLAS, from the coding sequence ATGACGTTCAAGGTTGGCGACACCGTGGTCTATCCCCATCACGGGGCCGCGCTGATCGAGGCCATCGAAACTCGCCAGATCAAAGGCGTGGACAAGACCTACTTGGTGCTGAAGGTCGCCCAGGGCGACTTGACTGTTCGTGTGCCAGCGGACAATGCGGAGTTCGTCGGCGTACGCGATGTGGTCGGCCAGGACGGGCTGGACCGGGTCTTCGAGGTGCTGCGCGCACCGTATGCCGAAGAGCCGACGAACTGGTCCCGTCGTTACAAGGCAAATCTGGAGAAGCTCGCTTCGGGTGACGTGATCAAGGTCGCCGAAGTGGTGCGCGACCTGTGGCGCCGTGAGCGGGAGCGCGGTCTCTCCGCCGGTGAGAAGCGCATGCTCGCCAAGGCCCGCCAGATCCTGGTGAGCGAACTCGCCCTCGCGGAGAACACCAACGAGGACAAGGCCGAGGCTCTGCTGGACGAGGTCCTCGCGTCCTGA
- a CDS encoding DUF461 domain-containing protein → MSRSLRRGVLAATVLTLSIATLSACGAGNDAQTLQVKPDNAATSVGDLKIQNASVVTQPEPDAEGPAVVTATVFNNGSKDQTLESIKVNGTNKEAKLSPAKGSGAIVVPAGGSVVIGGKDNASAVLDSGRGAVKNGDAQSVTFDFSAAGKVTLRAFVVPAKSYFKDFGPSEVPSPSGSGRPSGSPSASGSPSGKPTPSGSADAGENASPSNGASQSPEAGR, encoded by the coding sequence GTGAGCCGCAGCCTTCGACGCGGCGTCCTCGCCGCCACCGTTCTCACGCTCTCGATCGCCACGCTCTCCGCGTGCGGAGCCGGGAACGACGCCCAGACGCTCCAGGTCAAGCCGGACAACGCCGCGACCAGCGTCGGCGACCTCAAGATCCAGAACGCCTCCGTCGTCACCCAGCCCGAGCCGGACGCCGAGGGCCCGGCCGTGGTGACCGCGACCGTGTTCAACAACGGCAGCAAGGACCAGACGCTGGAGTCCATCAAGGTCAACGGTACGAACAAGGAAGCGAAGCTGTCGCCCGCCAAGGGCTCCGGGGCGATCGTGGTCCCGGCCGGCGGCTCGGTCGTGATCGGCGGCAAGGACAACGCCTCCGCCGTACTGGACAGCGGCCGCGGGGCCGTCAAGAACGGCGACGCGCAGTCCGTGACCTTCGACTTCAGCGCCGCCGGGAAGGTCACCCTGCGCGCGTTCGTCGTCCCGGCCAAGAGCTACTTCAAGGACTTCGGCCCGAGCGAGGTCCCGTCGCCGTCCGGCTCGGGCCGTCCGTCCGGCAGCCCCTCCGCGTCCGGCAGCCCGTCGGGGAAGCCCACGCCGAGCGGTTCGGCCGACGCCGGCGAGAACGCCTCGCCGAGCAACGGCGCGTCGCAGTCGCCCGAAGCCGGCCGCTGA